The Meriones unguiculatus strain TT.TT164.6M chromosome 3, Bangor_MerUng_6.1, whole genome shotgun sequence genomic sequence GTAACTACTGGCTGAAACATCATAGGACAAGTGTGAAGCAGAAAAAGCTTTCCAAATAAATGTATGCCATGGCCAGAACACACATTTGGTGGAGTCGAATGTATAGTGGAGCCCAAGAGTTCATTATTTGCAACACTTGTGTAGAGAAACCACCcctaaaaaaataagtaatcaGTAAGTGCcataacatatacatacacacaaaagaaggTATGTCAGTCAGAAAAATTATTATCAttcattttatagaaaaaaaatttaatctttatttttaaactatagactatacatgatttggaaagAAGAATATACTAAACAATGATCGAAGAAGAATCATCTGTTCTAGATCTTTTCtcttgtctggtcactcagaaatatgatgttatctgGAAAGAAACCAAAGCAAGAGTCATTTTCAGAATGCTGTCTTCATTTCATTTGATAATTCCCTTCCAACACGGACTTTTTCCATGAGTCATAATACAAAATTTCAAACTATTAAGTAACTTTTGTTATATTCATGACAGGTACACAAAAGAGgcattaaataaagaaagaaatacaacacGACACAACACAACATGCTGTAGCTTTTGTCCAACAATTCAGATGTCACTACAAGATGAGACCGTTTAGGTCTCCAGAGCAGTAACTTTATAAACAAGGTGAATGTCTACAAATACAGCTGAGGTTAGTACGCACACCCACACAGGAGGAACAATGGCCATACTTCACATGCGGCAAGCTCTTCAGCAATGTACAGGGGTCTGCCTGTGGCCACTTAGCAACTGCAAGTTTATTTGCTTTTAAGGAAACACATTCATTTAAATTCTGAAAATGAATTTAATATGCTTTTTGGGAAAAGGTTTTAAGTATTACAAAGTAAGCATTTTTgtccaaaaataaacaaatttggGCATTGTTGatcattccaaaaaaaaaaaaaattagctaaaATAACAAAAGATAAAGAGGTTAAATAGCATTTCTTGAATAACTTCAAACATTTCAGATACTCAGTAACTATAAAATTATGTAAAAGATAATTATAAGTAACAATTATTCCATAACTGTATAGGATGATAACTTgaagaaattaaaatggaaatcACGGTCAAAAACCAAGAGTGCCATCTACTGGTGTGTTTTTAAAGTTCAAGTAAGACTCCTAGGTGAAAAAGTAGCATCAAGATGAATGAAAGTTGAGGAacgtaacttgtacaaccactttggaaatcaagctggctctttctcagacaattaggaatagtgctacctcaagatccagctataccactcctaggcatatatccaaaagatgctcaagtatacaaggacatttgttcaaccatgtttgtagcagcttcatttgtaatagccagaagctgaaaacaacccagatgcccctcagttgaggaatgaatatagaaactgtagtaaatttacacaatggaatattactcagcaattaaaaacaaggaaatcatgaaatttgcaggcaaatggtgggaactagatcatcctgaaaagatcatcctgagtgaggtatcccagaagcagaaagactcacagggtatatactcactcaaagtggatattagtcttataatataggatgaacatactaaaatctgtatacctaaaaaaactaatcaagaaggaggactctgggtaagatattcaatcctcattcagaaaggcaaagaggatggacatcagaagagggagaaaacagggagcaggacaggagcctaccacggagggcctctgaaagactatacccagcagggtataaaagcagatgctgagacttatagccaaactttgggcagagtgcagggaatcttataaaagaagtgggagatagtaagacctggagaggacaggagttccacaaggagagcaacaaaaccaaaaaatctgggcacggggttcttttttgagactgataattcaaccaaggaccattcatgttgataacctagaatccctgcacagatgtagcccatggcagttcagtgcccaagtgggttccctagtaatgggatcagggcctgtctctgacatgaacgcagtggctggctctttgatcacttccccctctggagggtgcagctttaccagtccacagaggaagacaatgcagccactcctgatgagacctgatagactaggatcagaaggaaggggaggaagacctccccatcagtggactggggaagggacataagtagagaaggggagggtgagattgggaggggaagaaggagggagctacaggtaggaaacaaagtgaataaactgtaattaatataaaaagtaaaatttaaaaaaagaagtgaaaaaagTTGATaagactgaaaagaaaacaataaaaacacaacaaacaaactaCACCAAAGAGAATTTAGGATGGTAAatacacttttaaaattttaaattaatctcTATATTTGCTAGTGCTTACATGAAAAACAGGACTTACTTTGATTGTAAATATACAATAAACAAAAGAAGTTAAGTGTAATCAGAAAAATCAAATAGGTTTCTTCAAACAAAACTGTTATTCAGCTTTATTATAAATCATATATACTCAACTGACCAGACCAGTAACAACCATGATaagaaaaagcaacaacaacaacaacagaaacagaaagcctacaaacttactgaaactgaataactctcttctcaatgatcactgggtcagggaagaaataaaaaagaaattaaagactttctagaattcaatgaaaatagaggcaaaacatacacaaacttatgagacaacaatgaaagcagtgctaggaggaaagttcatagcactaagtgccttcataaagaaattagagagatctcACACTAGCGATTTAAAAgaacacctgaaagctctagtataaaaagaaacacactgaagaggaatagatggcatgaaatattcaaactcagggccaaaatcaataaagtagaaacaaagagaacaatacaaagaagcaacaaaaccaagagctggttctttagaaggtcaataagatagacaaacccttacacaaattaactaaaaaggcagagagacgccatccaaattaacaaaatcagaaatgaaaaggaggacattacaacagacactgaagaaatcaaagaatcaatgaatatcaggtaagcaatttaaatagacctataaccccccccccaaggaatAGAAGCAGTCACTAAAGTCtcccaagcaaaaaaaaaaaaaaaaaatcttgggccAGGTGATTTTagcgcaaaattctaccagactttcaaagaagagctagtaccaatactcctcaaattattccacaaaatagaaacagaaggcacattgccaaactcattccaagaacacatccaccatgatcaaagaggcttcatcccagaaatagtttaatatatgaaaatccatcaatgtaatccactatactaaacaaactgaaggaaaataaatatatgatcatctcattagatgctgaaaaagcctttgacaaaatccaacaccccttcatgttaaaagtcttggagagatgagggatacaagatgcatacctaaacacaataaaggcaataaacagcaaaCCAATAGCcaatcaagttaaatggagagaaacttaaagcaatcccactaaaatcagagacaaggatGTCCtacctctccatatctcttcattaCAGTACTTGatattctagctagagcagtaagacaactaaaaatcaagggaatacaaactgtaaaggaagaagtcaaagtatcactatttacaggtgatatgatagtatatgtaagtgaccccaaaaattctaccagagaactcctagtgctgataaacatcttcagcaaagtgagtgaacacaaaattaactcaaaaaaaaaaaatcagtaggccttctttatacaaatgatataCAAGCTGAGATAGAATTAGGGAAACTACAGCCTTCGcaatagtaacaaataatataaaatatcttggtgtaactctacccaagcaagtgaaagacctgtatgacaagaacttcaagtctctgaagaaagaaacttaaaaagatatcagaacatggaaagatctcccatgctcatggatcagtaagattaacatatgAAAAATGGCCATCTGAGCGAaaacaatctgcagattcaattcccatcaaaatatcaacacaattctttacagaccttgaaagagcaatctCAACttcacatagaaaaatgaaaaacccaggagggctaaaacaatcctgtacaataaaagaacttctggagttatcaccgtccctgacttcaagctatactacagagcaacagtaataaaacagaGCATGGTAATGGCacaaaacagacaggttgatcaatggaattgaaaaaaagacccagaaataaacccacacaccaaaggacattttatttttgacaaagaagcccaaaccacacaatggaaaaaagaaagcatgttcaagaaatggtgctggtctaactggacatcTGTATGTAaagaatgtaaatagatccatagtcatcaccctgcataaaactcaagtccaagtggatcaaagatctcaacataaaaccagatacactaaatctaacagaaagtggggagtagccttgaacacattagtacaggagacaacttcctgaacagaacaccaacagcccaggaaCCAAGATCAGCaatttaataaatgggacctcatgaaactgaaaagcttctcccaggcaaaggacactgtcaatagtaCAGAAGtgtagcctacagaatggaaaacgatcttcatcaactctacatccaacagagggttgatatccaaaatatataaagaacttaagaaattaaacaccaacaagtcaaacaacccaatttaaaaatgttgtgtggtggtgcacgcctttaatcccagcactcaaggagacagaggcagaggcaggcagatctctgtgagtttaaggccagcctggtctacaaagcgaattcAGGACAGACGAGGCTACatataaaaaccctgtctcaaaaaaaaaaaaggagggaagaggtacagagctaaacagaattctcaacagaaaaacaTGGAATGGCCAAACTGTACTTTCCttggtcatcaggaaaatgcaaatcaaaacaactctgagattctttcttacacccatcagaatggctaagatcaaaaactcaagaggcaGTACATGCTGATGAGGATATAGAgtaaagggaacactcctccaatacttgtgggagtacaaacttatacaaaccaagtttggaaatcaatctggcagtttttcagaaaattggaaatagttctacctgaagacccagctacaccactcctgggcatatacccaaaagatgttccaccatacaacaaggacatttgctcaactatgttcatagcagctttattcataatagccagaaactggaaacaacctagatgttcctcaaactgaagaatagataaagaaaatatggtacatttacataatggaatactactcgtagctgttaaaaacaaagacatcatgcaacttgcagacaaatagatggaactaaaaaacaTCATcacgagtgaggtaacccagacccagaaagacatgcatggtatgtagtcacttacaagtggacattagccatagagtataggataaccatgctataaaccatagacccaaagaaaataagtaacaagcaGGACCCAAGGGGAAGCCTGAATCTCACTCAGAcagggaaataaaacagacatctgAGGTAGATGGAGAGGGAACTatgtgggagagggggtggggagaaaaacAGGGATAGGGATCAGATGAGGAGAGAGAGGACACAGGGGGAGTGGGGACActaagagagagaacaaacaccAGGCTCCTTGGAGTCTAtaagggtgactctagctgagactcccagcagcaggggatatggagcctgaattcaccacctcctatagccaggtagaacttccagtggagggagtaggacaccaacccacccataaaaccttcaacccagtATTTGTCctacctacaagaagtgtaggaataaagatggagcagagactgagggaatgaccaaccaatgacaAGCCCAACTTGAGGCCAATCCCATAGGAGAGGGCCAACCGAAAACACtattttaatgatattttgcaatgcttgcagacaggagcatagcataactgtcttctgagaagcttcatccaccagctcatggaaacagatgcagagacccaaagccaaacaacaggtggagctcagggaatcttgtggtaGAGTACGAGGAAGGATTGAGAGAGACTGAAGACACACCACAAGAAGACAttcagagtaaactaacctggacccatggggGCTTAAGAGACTGggccaccaaccaaagagcatgcatgaaaTAGAActagaccctctacacatatgtagcaggtgTACAGCATGTTCTCCATGTGGGTCACATAACAACTGGAGTGGAagctgtctctaactctgttttctgcctctgaatCCCTATCCCatagctaggctgccttgtctggcctcagtgggagaggatacacttagtcctgctgtgacttgatgtgccaggatgggttggtacccatgggagaagggaaagggagcatgagggtgggactgggaagagagagggagggggctgctatCAGGCTATAAAGTTactaaataaagtaataaaaaatcaCTAAAAATAAGCAACgaacgaataaataaataaatttgggcAGTGTGAGCAAAGAGTAAAATGAAAATCACAGAACTCCTCTGGTGAGTTTTCTGCAGTCTTGACATCATTAGTACTTATAGTCCCAGCAAAAGCTGCTGCTGACATGCCaagcttttaaatgaaaagaaacactATCTACCATAAGCTTCTTAccagctatgattgttgttgcttgccgcctcacattatttttatccatgtattcaccgtagtccactttcccttccacaaatattcGAGCCCTGATATAAAGAAAACGCAATCTTTAGTCTAAAGATTCTAATTCTAATTAGAACCTTCAGAGTGTCAGCACATGGGGTAACAAGAACACACACGCTGAAGATGAAACACTAACACTTCTTCACTGAAAACAGTGCAACTCTAGTTAAGCAGGACACTGCTATTGAAGTATGGTACTGCCTTCCCATAGTCCAATACACAGAAAGCTAAGACTGGAGGATTGAAAGCTTTAGGCTCAGCTGGACAACTCACTGAGACCCTTCCTCAAATTTAAATCTTTACATAAATCACAGGAGATGCAATTCAGTGATACAGCTCTCACCTAGCATACACAGACAATCCctagtctctctctcacacacagacacacacacggtaaATGAAACATCTGTTGACAATTTTCTTCAAATATCCTGTCTATTTATGTATATCttcacatattcatacacacatgaaGAAAAGGTGTACAATTACtgaaaagaaattgaaattgTCATCACTGctgaaattatttatattatatatattatgataGATTTTTGATCCACAAATAAGTATATTTCTAAACAAAAGAAGTACAACCATAAAAACATTTGTCATTCTATGCATCCAGAAAAGACAAATCTAAAGAAAGTTGTCAAATTTAACAAAACTACTgtgaaatctatcaaaaaaacCTCACTACATCAGACATAAAATATTCCAGGTTCTCTAAACACATTATGAGGCCAGACAGGACCACCATGCTCTGTGGTCACAGTAACACATGATCTCTTTGAGGCATGTGCTACAGATGCTTTGCAAAATACAATGGCCTTGCAATGTCTTGCTTCATTTCTTTCTACTTATGTAGAGACACTGTTTGCCCGAACTTGTCAGCCGGCTAAAACCATAGACTTCCCATGAGCATGATATTAAGGAACATATTAATAGCAGCACTTAGGGAAATGGCAGACAAGAGAACACTTATTACCAATTCTTTTGACCGTTCAATCCAAAAGATCCTTTCTTTATCTTACCCCTTTTTCACATACTGATACGCCACATCTCTGAGACCTGGTCGAAACACTGATATTcggtgccatgttgtcttttgactgacatcACCTAAATCACCAGGTATAGGAAATGGGGTTACAATGCCAGCAGATAACACAAATGTCAACAACACAGAACATGTCTTAGGAAAACAAGCTTACTATTTCTAAAAGAGCGAGCAGAACTAATGAAGACTGGCTTTATCTATAAGTAACATTTTTACTGTTAGAATTGCAGTAACAAATAATGTCTGCTTACTGCTGATAAAGTAAGAACCACAGCCTTGTATACTCACCCATTTGGTCACCTTCTCCAGAtcgccacatctcatttgttgctagagaAAATATCGCGACTgggttttttccttccacctgtctcatgacagggtcctgaccaaCTCGCCCAAGTAACTGAACACGATTCATAGCTGAAATATAGAGTAGAGATGAAATGAGAACTTGCTGGTGACTGTTATGTTTGCTTCTTGAAAACTTGGTTCTCTATACTCCAGTGTTAACAGTATTTGGAGGTGATCCTTGCTTAGGTAATTATGTATTGATGAGGTTATAAAGGTGAAGCCTCCAAGTTGGAATTACTGTCCTtataaggaaaggaagagatcagaGTAGTCATCACCCTACCCTACCATATGGAGACAGAAGTGAGAGGGTAACTATCTGCAAACCAGCAAGTGGTGCCTGACTAGTAACCCAACCATGCTGACAGCCTGGTCCTAGCCTTCAAGACCAGAGATGTAAGAAACAATTATCTGTGCTGTACGCCTCCTGGTCTAGTCATTACAGTGATCAGGACAGTCACACAAGATAAACCCATAACCGAAACTGACAGAAATGTCCAAAGGATCAATAACTACAAACACCGCTTTATGAAAACCTCAAGCTATAGAAGATCAACAAGtaagttaaaaaggaaaataaaggaaggctgggaggggagaaaggactaacaagaaagcagaaaacagagaataacacc encodes the following:
- the Ssbp1 gene encoding single-stranded DNA-binding protein, mitochondrial isoform X2, which gives rise to MNRVQLLGRVGQDPVMRQVEGKNPVAIFSLATNEMWRSGEGDQMGDVSQKTTWHRISVFRPGLRDVAYQYVKKGARIFVEGKVDYGEYMDKNNVRRQATTIIADNIIFLSDQTREKI
- the Ssbp1 gene encoding single-stranded DNA-binding protein, mitochondrial isoform X1, with product MFRRPVLQVFHQFVRHESEIASSLVLERSMNRVQLLGRVGQDPVMRQVEGKNPVAIFSLATNEMWRSGEGDQMGDVSQKTTWHRISVFRPGLRDVAYQYVKKGARIFVEGKVDYGEYMDKNNVRRQATTIIADNIIFLSDQTREKI